TTTTATTGTTTTTGTGCCAACAATATTCTATTTTATATTACAAATTAATAGAATAAACGAAATGGAACAAGAGTTATGTCTTGATTCAATGACTGGGCTGTATAACAAAAGTTATTTATTAAGAGCGGCTCTATTAGAGGTTGAACGTAATAAAAGATATGCCCAACCATTTTCTATAATCTTCATAGACTTAGATAACTTTAAAGAAATAAATGATACATATGGTCATAAAATGGGTGATTCTGTAATTGTTAAAGTAGCAGAAAAGATTAAGAAAACTGTACGAACTATAGATGTCCCTGTTAGATATGGGGGCGATGAGTTTGTGATATTAATGCCGCAAACTACATATGAAGGCGCAAAATCTTTATTGGTTAGGCTGCAAGAAAAAGTATCCCTTATTGATATCCCATGTAAATTTAAGCTGGATATCAGTGGGGGAATTTCTACATTTCCTAATGATAGTAAAGACCTTGAACAATTATTTGATCTTGCGGATAAAAGAATGTATAAAAACAAAGAGATTAAAAGGAATAAGCAACGCCCTTTGGAACAATCAAAATATTTAACTGTCTAAAGACTACTAGCATTTTGTAGCCATGATAGTCTTGCAAGAGTAGCAAATTTACTGAAATAAGTTGTATAAATCCTTGGATTGCCCCTATCAAGTAGACATAGAAAAAGAAAATCTTTGGACTGAAACCCTCTTGGTAGACACTAAGTATAGTAAAATATACAATGTGTTTATCCAAGGGGGTTTTTGTCTAATAAGGGAGAACAGAAGCAATTTGTTTAACATAATAATAAATAGGTTTTTAGATGGAGGAAGATGATGCAGAAAAAGCTAATCAGAATTGCCATTATTATTATTGCTTTAATTTTGCTGTTCCCAATTCCGTATCGCTATAAAGACGGTGGAACTGTTAAATATCAAGCAGTCTTGTACAGCATAACGGATTATCATGCAATCAGTGCAGCGGATGGCGGCTATGATACGGGGATTGAAATAAAAATTCTAGGTAAAACAGTGTACGAAAATATAACTTACGGACAGTGAATATTATGATGGATTTGAGCCACCAACAACAGCGTTAACCTAACGGAATATTTCTGCAACTTACTATAACCAAAAGTTATTTGTAATATAATTTATAGTTATGGTAAAATAACCTTAAAAAATATGGGTCATTAGCTCAATTGGTAGAGCAGGCGACTCTTAATCGTCAGGTTGGGGGTTCGATTCCCTCATGGCCCACCATGTAATATTTTAGTGCCGAACGGAGGGATTGGGTGGAAGATAGGATAGGTATATCCACGGCCTCCTTTTGCCTTTGGGATATTGAACCTTCCACTAAAATTGCTGTTAGTCAGGAACTAGAATTTACAAGGATTGAAATAGGGTTAAGTACCGCCAAAATGCTCAAGGAGTTTCATGCTGCCAGTCATCTTTTTCCAGCATTAAAATCCTTTAAACATATAACAGTTAATGCTCCCTGGTGCAGAATAGACTATGGGAAAAACAAGCAAACAGAGAGGGTTATTGACTATCTAAAGCAGCTGAACGAGCACCTAAATATTGAGGGCTTTGTTTTTAGAATAGACTGTATATCAGACTTTTCCTTACTGGAAAAGAGTGGCTTAAATATTTACCTGGAGAATTCTGAGAAGTGGGGAAGTTGGGATAAACTTAGGAATATTTTAAAGGCAACCCCATATAATTGTGTGCTTGATGTTAATAGAGCAACCAGGAATGAAGATTACCTGAAATATTTGGTAGATGAGTTTGGCGACAGAATTTCAGAGGTTCAACTTAACGGTTATAAAGATGATTGCTATCGGGTTCCTCTGAGTGTTTCTGGCCAATACCATTTGGTAGATGAAGTAAAAGATTTGGAAGTGCCTTTTATTATAGAAGGGCTTTTCCCACCGGGGGATTATTTATCCATTATTAAAGAAAGAGATATAATTAACGAAATTTTAATCAGTTAGTTTTAGCCGAGGATATTAGTCCTCGGTTTTTGCATTTTATTCCTTATGGTTTAGCTATAAATCTGTTACTTCTGGAAATAATAAGCTTAACTTTAAATTTCTATTAAAGAAGGACAACTTTGCTATCTAGGAAGGAGAATTTTATATTGAAACTAAAATGGACTTTTTTCCCAGTTTTAATCATTGGCATTAGCTTAATCTTACCGGGGTGCGTTGCTGATAAGGAGGTAATTGAAAATGCTGCCTACATTGGTTCGGATGCCTGTATTAGTTGCCACCAAAATATTGGCAATCATTATGACATGACAAAGCACGCCAAAGGTTTTAACAGTTTGGATAAATATCCCGTAAATTGGAACCAGGAAGTCACTATCTGGGCCAGTGCCGAGGGAGAGGAAGAGCTAAAAAGTGCCAAAATAAATTTGAAAAACTCCCTGGGAGTAATGCTGGATCATTATGTGGTCAGTAAAATAGAAGGCATTCCCGGTTTCCACAGGGTAGCTGCTTTAGAGAAAACGGATAATGGTTATGAGCTACACCCCATAGACATAAAGGATGGCAATGAAAAGGAATGGGTTGCCAAGAGTTATTCTAGTTGTGTAGATTGCCATAGCCCTGGCTTGGGTGTAGAAGGGGCGGGGGCCAAAAAAGTCAATGCAGGTATAAGTTGTGAAACCTGCCACGGTCCTGGCTCTGTCCATGCCCAGACTAAAAAACCGGAAGCTATCATCGCCAATCAGGATGCCTGTATTAAGTGTCATACCCTTGGCAAGCCAACACAGGCTAAAGATGGGGATTATTTACTTGCCGATACCCATTACGGAGTTCGCAACTGGTTTATTTCTGATCACTACACCAGTGGGTATGTAAATTGTTTAAGCTGTCATACTGCCCACAGGACCAATAAACAGGGGAACATGTTAAAGCAAGACTCCTTTAAAGAAAATTGCGCTACCTGTCATGGACGGGCGAAATTTAATCAAGATGAAATTATGTGGAAAAACCCCACCGACCTGCGCGGACATTTCACCCGGGATCATAGTTTTGGTAAACTCCTCTATAAAGATTTGGGGGACAATCCAGAAACTAAAGAAATTGAAATTACTAATCCCGAAGCTATTAAAACCATTAAGGACTTATCCAAAGGGGGTGAGTAAATGATTGGCCTAAACAATTTTTATATCTCAAATACTGGGTTACTTATATTAATAGCAACTGTTGGGGTACTGATAATAGCGGTGGCTCATTATTTGATAATTGGACCCCATGGTAAAAGGTTAGGTGAATTAGAGCCGGAAATACAGAGGCTTAATTATCTGGAAATATTAGCTCATTTTATCAGAATGGTTAGCTTTGTGCTTTTAGCCATTACCGGTGTAGCCTTTGCCCTTTATAAAAACATGGGTTTTAGCTATCAGTTTTTATTGCATATCCACCTGTTTTTTGGTGTCCTATTTGCCCTTGCTTCATTGGTTTCAATCGTGGTTTGGATTAAGGACAATACCTTTAAAAGTTATGATTGGGAATGGTTCAAGGTAATGGGGGGATATCTAAGTAAAAATGAAACCCATGCACCAGCCGGTAGATTTAACGCAGGACAAAAACTTTTTTACTGGTGCAGCACAATTTTAAGCATTTTAATTATCTATACCGGTTACATCTTAGCTTACCCGGCTCAATCTGCGATCTCCAAGGTACTATCCGCTGCCCTAATTCATGGTATTTCGGCAGTTATACTAATAGCTATGGTTATCGGCCATGCTTACCTGGGTAGCCTTGCTAACCCCGGCACCTTTGGAGTGATTATCCATGGCAGGGTGGCTAAAGAATGGGTTAAAGTGCACCATCCAAAATTAAGTGATTAACTGTCCCTTCCGTCATCACCATAATTGGTGGTGGCATTTTTTTGTCCGGGGTAACCGCTTTCAGAAAACCTAACTAAAGGAAATGCTACCCCCGTGTAGTATAACTAAGACTAGGAGAGACATAGAAAAGATTTACCGCAGATCAACCTACGGGAGAGGATTAATGTAATGGCATTTCTCAAAGAGGTTCGCTTTAATTGGAGTAGAGTGGAGGAAGAGGGTAGCTATCCCTTTAACATACCCGCCTTAAGGAACATGCAAAGCATTAGCATGGATAGGAATGTAGTGTTTTTGGTGGGTGAAAACGGAACTGGCAAATCAACTTTCCTTGAAGCCTTAGCAAAGTCCTGTGGTTTTTCCACCATTAGCGGAGGGAGAAACCACCCATTAGTGGATCATAGAGGGGATTTCTCCCTGGCCGATATCATAACCCTTTCTTGGTTACCTAAAGTGGAGAAGGGTTTCTTCTTAAGAGCCGAGAGCTTTTTTAATTTTGCCAACTATTTGGATGATTTAGCAGAAGAATATGGAGGTAGCGTTTATTTACCCTATGGTGGCAAATCGCTCCTCCGCCAATCTCATGGAGAGTCATTTCTTTCCTTATTTAATAACAGTTTTTTTAGGAAGGGGATATACCTGTTGGATGAGCCAGAGGCAGCTCTGTCTCCTCAACGGCAATTAGCTTTTTTAAGGATCATCTGGGAGCTAGAAAGCACAGGAAATGCTCAGTTTATTATAGCTACCCATTCTCCCATTTTGCTGGCATACCCAAACAGTATCATCTACTCCTTCGCTGATGAAGGTATCAAGCAAATGACCTACCAAGAAACAGAGCACTATCAGCTCACCAGGGATTTTTTGAATAACCCGGGATTATTCCTTAATAAATTGCTCCAATGATAAAGCCATAAAAAAGCTGGGGAAAGTCCCCAGTCTTGTTTATGGCTATTTTTGCTGTTGAAGCCCTGTATTTGGGTTTATAGGCCTATCTCTTTATGTTGTAAGCCTCATTATATTCCCATGTAGTGGACAGTTGAAACTATTAGGCTACCTTAAAGCGCCGGGACAAAACCTCCAAATCCTCGGCCATTCGGGAGAGGTTCTGACTGGTGGAAGATACTTCCTCAACGGTAGCCGTTTGTTCCTCAGTGGTTGCGGCAACGTTTTGAACCCCTGCAGACATCTGCTCGGCTGCTGCTGCCACAGACTGTATTTCTTCAGAGAGGGTCTCTACGGTGTCAATAATTTTTCTAAAGGTTGCTCCAACATCAGATATCACCATAGCTCCCGCTTTAACCTGAGAGGTACTGTCAGACATACTATGCACAGCTTTATTAATTTCTTGTTGGATTGTTGTAATTAATTCATGAATTTCATGGGCTGCAGTTGCTGACTGTTCCGCAAGCTTTCTCACCTCATCGGCTACCACGGCAAAGCCTCGTCCGTGTTCTCCTGCCCGGGCTGCCTCGATGGCGGCGTTTAATGCCAACAAATTGGTTTGATCTGCGATCTGGGTAATCAGTTCCACAATTTGCGATATCCTGGTGGCAGAGTCGCTAAGGGTATTAATAACTTCACCGCTGCTGATTGTGGCATTTTCAATGGATTCCATTTGCCTACTAATACTATTCAGTCCCTCGGTACCCTCCTGGGCATAGTAGGAGGCCTTTTCAGAAGTTGCTGCAATGTGTTGTGTATTCGCAGTTACCTGTTCTACGGTGCGAGCAACCTGATTGATGGTTGATGCAGTTTCCTGGGCTGTTGCGGCGACATTTTGAGAACTGGCGGATAATTGCATGGAGGAAGAGGCAACCACCTGGGCTTTCTCCTGAACCTGTATAACTAAGTCTTTTAAATTATGTAACATTTTGTTAAAGGCTATGGCCAACTGGCCAACTTCATCCTTAGTTTTGATGTCTATTTCCTGACCAGTTAGATCGCCCTCAGCAATTTTCATGGACTCCTTAGCAACTCTTTGGATGGGTAGGGCAATGGAACGAGCCAGTACAAAACCCAGGGGTAAACCTACCAGCAAAGCCAACAGTGTGGCAAGTAAAGCAGTTCTCTGCATAGAGGTAAACTTGTGATTAGTGTTAGAAAAAATTTGCGTTAGTTTATTATTTTTTTCATCCGAGAGAGACACTACAGTTTTATTAAAGCTGTTGCTTAAGGGGATTCCTTCCTCGGTAAGTATTTGGTTGGCTTCATTTACTTTGCCTTCTTTAATTAGGGTGACAACTTTAGATAAAATCATTGTATTAAATTGTTCTTGGTAATCCAACAATTGTTGATATTTATCTTTATCGCCAGCTTTCTGGGCTGTATTTATCATAGTTTGAATAATGAAAATATTCTCCTCGCCCAAACTCTTTACTTGGTCAACATAATTATCCTGTTGGTAATACAAAAATCCCCTGGTGGCAGCGGTCTGGGACATAACATTGTATTCCAGAGTATTTAACTGATTGTTTCTTTCCAATTCATGGGGAATGGTATTCATATCAGCTTGTACCGTGCAGATATTATAGTAAACAAAACCCGCAGCAAAGGTAAAAATGCTTATTACTAAAATAAAACCACTTAAAATTTTAACCCGTAAAGACATTTAACTTGCACCTCCAAAAATGTTAACAATATGAAGATAGAGCTATATCATTACTTATTTATTTAGCAAGTCATCACCTCGATTAATTGGAATAAAGCAAGGTAATACCTAGACAGGATTAGGTTTTTGAAAGCGGTATCCCTGGTCATAATCTAGACTAAAACAAGAATATCTTTTAAACCACAAACGGATAAATTTAACATCGAAATTAAGGTCAAACTTTTTGCATCCCGTATCCTTGTTTGTTCAGGACAATATTAGCAGAAGTTAGGACCTTATGGAAATTTATGTGTGTTAATTTCCGCTGCATCATGTTTACTATTAAGATGATTTGTTACAGTGATTTTATTATTAAGAAAATTCTGCATAATATCTGTCGGGTTACTGACCATAATATGCATTTTTAATAATGAGCCTTTTGCAATTTTGTAATCCCGTAAATACCAAGGTTTCTAGGAGCATAAAAAAGGACTTCACCCCAAATACGGAGAATTTTCCAAGTGACCAAACCCGAAAAATCCATAAAAGGAAGTGAAGTCACTTTGTATATTCTCCAACAAAACCTATTTTCCTTTGAACAATGGTTGGAAATTGAATCAGAATACCGGCTAGAACCTTTTTTTAGTGTATTGGACTTACGTCCGTATTCTCAAGCGCTTTGCTCTGATACGAAACGGGGAAGAAAGCCCGAGAACCGAGAGGCTATTCTTAGAGCGCTCCTCGTAGCACCTTTCGAAAATATCTCAGAATTCACCGCCCTTCGAGATCGCCTGGTCAGCGATATTCGTTTTCGGTATCAGTGTGGTTTCGAACTCGCTAAGCGGGTTCCTTCAATCTCTACATTCAGTCGGGTATTTGGTCAGATTATGGAAAAAGAAATAGCCCAAAAGTTATTTAATGACTTAGTACAACAGTGTTTAGACGAAAAGATTATAGTGGCTGATACCATTGCAATTGACAGTACGGCAATTGATGCTTATGAGAAAAAGCAACCCAAGTCTAAAAGCCAAGAAACAGGTAATGCAACTTGGGGAGCCAAATACGATACGTTTAGAAACAAAATTACCTGGTTTGGCTACAAGATTCATTTAGCTGTTGATACATCAAGCGAATTACCTATAGCCCTTGAGGTTACGCCTGCAAATATTAATGACGGCGATATGGGGCCTACGCTGATTGAGAAAGTAGCGGCACAAATCCCTGAAGGAAGGTTAAAATATGTCATTGAGGATTCAGGCTACGATCAACAAAAGAACTATGAAGCTGCGAAAGCCCAGAGAGCGCAGGCAATTATCCCTTTAAACTTAAGGAATGCCCAGGAACCACCGGAAGGGTTTTCATTTAATGGAACTCCCAAGTGCTCTATGGGTTATGAAATGGTATATTGGGGTTGCGATAAAAACTTCCTTAAGTTTCGATGTCCACATGCACTGGGTAAAGTGGATTGTCCCAATGGAATGGCTTGGTGCTCCTCTTCAAACTATGGGATGGTTGTAAAGATAAACGTAAAGGACGATCTAAGGCGTTTTTCCCTGCCCCATAGAGGAACTAAGCGATGGGAAGAGCTATATGACAAAAGAACTTCTGTGGAACGTTGCAATTCTAGGCTTAAGGAGAATCTTACTGCGAATGACCTCCATATAAGGGGAATTAAAAAGGTTACGGCATATATTTACCTTAATGCCATAGTGCTATTAGCAACGGCTTTAGCATCCAAAAAAATAAACTGCTCACCCCAACAAAAAGTAGCTTAAAGCACTTAAAAAATCGGGTCGATCCAAAAATTCTGTACGTCTAACCATT
This region of Desulforamulus ferrireducens genomic DNA includes:
- a CDS encoding GGDEF domain-containing protein, with the protein product MIELFIIFMFSIQIYLNAHGIDKVYGLETLDLVFSANCVVYSFIVFVPTIFYFILQINRINEMEQELCLDSMTGLYNKSYLLRAALLEVERNKRYAQPFSIIFIDLDNFKEINDTYGHKMGDSVIVKVAEKIKKTVRTIDVPVRYGGDEFVILMPQTTYEGAKSLLVRLQEKVSLIDIPCKFKLDISGGISTFPNDSKDLEQLFDLADKRMYKNKEIKRNKQRPLEQSKYLTV
- a CDS encoding multiheme c-type cytochrome, whose translation is MKLKWTFFPVLIIGISLILPGCVADKEVIENAAYIGSDACISCHQNIGNHYDMTKHAKGFNSLDKYPVNWNQEVTIWASAEGEEELKSAKINLKNSLGVMLDHYVVSKIEGIPGFHRVAALEKTDNGYELHPIDIKDGNEKEWVAKSYSSCVDCHSPGLGVEGAGAKKVNAGISCETCHGPGSVHAQTKKPEAIIANQDACIKCHTLGKPTQAKDGDYLLADTHYGVRNWFISDHYTSGYVNCLSCHTAHRTNKQGNMLKQDSFKENCATCHGRAKFNQDEIMWKNPTDLRGHFTRDHSFGKLLYKDLGDNPETKEIEITNPEAIKTIKDLSKGGE
- a CDS encoding formate dehydrogenase subunit gamma; protein product: MIGLNNFYISNTGLLILIATVGVLIIAVAHYLIIGPHGKRLGELEPEIQRLNYLEILAHFIRMVSFVLLAITGVAFALYKNMGFSYQFLLHIHLFFGVLFALASLVSIVVWIKDNTFKSYDWEWFKVMGGYLSKNETHAPAGRFNAGQKLFYWCSTILSILIIYTGYILAYPAQSAISKVLSAALIHGISAVILIAMVIGHAYLGSLANPGTFGVIIHGRVAKEWVKVHHPKLSD
- a CDS encoding AAA family ATPase: MAFLKEVRFNWSRVEEEGSYPFNIPALRNMQSISMDRNVVFLVGENGTGKSTFLEALAKSCGFSTISGGRNHPLVDHRGDFSLADIITLSWLPKVEKGFFLRAESFFNFANYLDDLAEEYGGSVYLPYGGKSLLRQSHGESFLSLFNNSFFRKGIYLLDEPEAALSPQRQLAFLRIIWELESTGNAQFIIATHSPILLAYPNSIIYSFADEGIKQMTYQETEHYQLTRDFLNNPGLFLNKLLQ
- a CDS encoding methyl-accepting chemotaxis protein, which codes for MSLRVKILSGFILVISIFTFAAGFVYYNICTVQADMNTIPHELERNNQLNTLEYNVMSQTAATRGFLYYQQDNYVDQVKSLGEENIFIIQTMINTAQKAGDKDKYQQLLDYQEQFNTMILSKVVTLIKEGKVNEANQILTEEGIPLSNSFNKTVVSLSDEKNNKLTQIFSNTNHKFTSMQRTALLATLLALLVGLPLGFVLARSIALPIQRVAKESMKIAEGDLTGQEIDIKTKDEVGQLAIAFNKMLHNLKDLVIQVQEKAQVVASSSMQLSASSQNVAATAQETASTINQVARTVEQVTANTQHIAATSEKASYYAQEGTEGLNSISRQMESIENATISSGEVINTLSDSATRISQIVELITQIADQTNLLALNAAIEAARAGEHGRGFAVVADEVRKLAEQSATAAHEIHELITTIQQEINKAVHSMSDSTSQVKAGAMVISDVGATFRKIIDTVETLSEEIQSVAAAAEQMSAGVQNVAATTEEQTATVEEVSSTSQNLSRMAEDLEVLSRRFKVA
- a CDS encoding transposase codes for the protein MEKEIAQKLFNDLVQQCLDEKIIVADTIAIDSTAIDAYEKKQPKSKSQETGNATWGAKYDTFRNKITWFGYKIHLAVDTSSELPIALEVTPANINDGDMGPTLIEKVAAQIPEGRLKYVIEDSGYDQQKNYEAAKAQRAQAIIPLNLRNAQEPPEGFSFNGTPKCSMGYEMVYWGCDKNFLKFRCPHALGKVDCPNGMAWCSSSNYGMVVKINVKDDLRRFSLPHRGTKRWEELYDKRTSVERCNSRLKENLTANDLHIRGIKKVTAYIYLNAIVLLATALASKKINCSPQQKVA